Below is a genomic region from ANME-2 cluster archaeon.
AAGGATTAACGGGTTAATAGCCAATTTTAAAGAGCTGATTTATAGAAAAAGAAAATAGGAGAAGCAGAAATCTATCGAACCAATTATGGACAGTCAGATAAATCTTGCTTCGTCCTGTAATGCTGAATTACTGGTTCATTATGTTGTTGGATCTTATATTGTATATGTGAAGTACATTGCCCAGCTCTTACCTTCGAAGTCATAGCCGTTGCCCCATGCAGATTCATATCTAAATGTGGGTTCCTGTACTGCTACATGAGCAGCAATAGTTACATTATCATCTGTATTACACCCATCTGGTATAGGTATTGTATATTCCACTTTGTCAGTACAACCGGGATCGGTGAAATCTGTGGAATTATCAAATTTGCCTACTTTTGGATTTCCCTTCTTTGTCAGGGGAATTGGACTTTCATCTGTTGCAATATGCAGATGCGTTTCTGTCATACACCAGTCATCCTCATGCGTAATCCTATATGTAACATAAAGGTAGTCTGCATCATTCGTTACTTCAACATCACCGACTTTGCTGGCAGTTTATACACTGGCCCAGCCGCCAAATAATTCTGCATCATTCGTTACTTCAACCTCAGCACCGTCAGCAGTTATTGCATCATCACCATCAGCACCCATTGCACCATCACCATCAGATGTCATTGCATCACCACCATCAGCAGTCAAATTGAATTCTTCAGCCGATACAGTTCCAAAGGTACCGATAATTGCTATCATAAGCGCTGATAGCAGTACCAATTTATTCATTTTTGCACTCATTTTTTTATTCTCCTTTTCTTTTTTTAGACTAATAGGAAAAATTTGAACTACAACTTATATAGGAAGCAATAATCTTTCCTACACGATTTTTCTCTATTATTACGTTAACTAAACATTAATTTAATAGTATTTATATATTTCATTAGCATCATAATAATGATGACTATGCTTCTATTATTATTATAAATTATTCGATCAGCCAGGATGGATTGATAAAACCAAAATAACAGCAATTGAAGGAATGCAGCCAAAGTAACATCTCATTTTATGAGTTTGGAGCAATCAAAAACTATTGCAGCAACCCCTGCCCCCCATTATAGAAAAGCCAAACCACTTGCAGCTCTACTTAAAGTATTTAAAGGTTTGAATACCCTTAACAGTGTAGTGATAATAATGCCCGAAATTTATGATCCTAAAAAAACTATTAAAATTGAGAATGTTGTTGCTTCTACCGCTATCGGTGCAACTCTCGACCTTCCCAAGATCACACTGCAGTTGGATGGTGCAGATTACAATAAAGAACGTTTCCCAGGTGTAGTTTACAGAACAAAAGAACCAAAAACAGCAGCCCTGATATTCGGAAGTGGAAAAATCGTATGCACTGGTGCCAAAAGCATAGATGACGTACACAACGGCCTGAAAAAGGTTTTTTCCGAACTGAAGAGTATGGGTGTGGATGTCATGGACAATCCTGAGATCATAGTCCAGAATATCGTGGCATCGGCAGACCTGGGTGCTGTGCTGAACCTGAATGCCATAGCCATCGGACTAGGACTTGAGAATATCGAATATGAACCCGAACAGTTCCCAGGACTGGTCTACAGGATCGCAGAACCAAAAGTGGTAATGCTGCTGTTCGGTTCTGGCAAGCTTGTAGTTACAGGCGGAAAAAAACCAGCCGACGCAGATGCGGCAGTTGACAAGATTGTTGAAGAACTGGACGGCCTGGGACTGCTTTGAACACTGACTCGATTTTTCCCATCACTGACCATCATATGCACCTTGACCACAGGTGTCAGGGTGTAAAAGCCGCCAAAGCGTTCCAACGTGCTGGTGGCACACATATTTTTTTAGTTTCAAAACCTTCCTGGACCATAGGTGTGACTGTAGATCATCCTGACGATTACCACAAAGTGTTCGATGAGACCGTACAGATGGCAGCAGAAGTGAAAAAGGTTGGTGTAACTGCCTTTCCCGTACTTGGGGTACATCCTGCTGCTATTACAAAGATGTATGGCAGGGTGGGACTTGACAGGACCGTCGAATTGATGAAGTCTGGCCTGGAACTGGCGGCAAAGTATGTGGAAGAAGGACAGGCAGTAGGTATGAAATCCGGTCGTCCCCATTATGAAGTGGAACCAGCATTGTGGGAAGCGTCCAATGAAATACTTATGTATGCCATGGAACTGGCCAGGGATGTGGGCTGTCCCCTGCAGTTGCATACCGAGAGTGCCACACCGGAAAATATCAGGGAGATCGCTGATATGGCAAGGAAATCCGGGCTTACACCAGGCAAGGTTATCAAGCACTTTTCACCCCCGATGGTGGAAGAATTTGCCAGGTGCGGCTTATGGCCGGGAGTGCTTGCTGGCAAGGGCATGATAAAGGAATCACTTCTGCAAGGGGACAGGTTCATGATGGAAACCGACTATATTGACGACCCACAACGTCCGGGTGCGGTGCTTGGACCGAGGACAATACCCCGCAAGACCCTTGCGTTAGCTGGTGAGTCGGGGGACGACGTATTCTGGAAGATACACAAAGAAAACCCCGAACAGATATATGGTGTGGAAATAGAACGTACCACAATCTAAATATAGAAGTTCAAACATACAAAAATCGAATTCCGATACTTGATTTACAATTATCAGTAGAATATTTCAATAAAATATTTCAGGAGAATATCAATGGCAGCACAGTTAGGCGGTCAGCCAATTACAATACTCAGAGAGGGAACACAGAGAACTACAGGCAGCGAAGCCCAAAGGGGCAATATCATGGCGGCCAAGGTGGTTGCATCTGCTGTACGAACAACTTTGGGCCCCAAAGGCATGGATAAGATGCTTGTGAACTCGGCAGGTCAGGTAACCATCACCAATGACGGAGCTACCATCCTGGATGAGATGGACATTAAACACCCGGCAGCCAAGATGGTGGTGGAAGTGGCCAAGACCCAGGACGACGAAGTAGGGGACGGCACCACATCAGCCGCCATATTGACAGGGGAACTGCTGGCAAAGGCGGAAGACCTGCTGGATCTGAATGTGCACAGCACGACCATTACTGCAGGATACGCTTTGGCTGCAAGTAAATCCCATGAGATACTTGAAGGACTTACATCTGATATCTCAGGGGATGATGAAGATACTCTTATCAATATCGCAGGCACTGCTCTTACCGGTAAAGGTGCTGAATCTTCCAAGGATATACTGGCACCACTGGTGGTCAGGGCTGTCAAATCCATTGTCAAGAAAGGAGTGGACGGTAAAGATACCGTGGATATTAAGGATATCCGGATAGAGCGCAGGGTAGAGGGTGAAATGGAGGACACCGAAATAGTGGAGGGCCTGATCATCGACAGGACGCGAACTCACCAGAGCATGCCCAAGCGGGTTGAAGATGCCAGGATTGCCATACTTGCCACACCCATCGAGGTAAGGTCTATGGAATTCAAGAGTGAAATAACCCTCACAGGTGTGACCGAGCGGCGGGCTTTTATTGATCGTGAAGAAGAAATGATCAGGGAAGTTGTGGACAAAGTGATAAATAGCGGCGCGACTGCTGTGTTCTGCAAGAAAGGAGTGGATGATCTTGCCCGACATTATCTTGCCAAGGCTGGTCTTTTTGTGATCCACAGGGTGAATTTCAATCAATTGAAAAAACTAGCTGAGTGTACCAACGGCCGTATAATTACTAATCTTGATGAACTTACCCCTGACGACCTGGGCACTGCCGGTGTTGTGGAAGAGGTAATGGTTGGCAACGGCGAGATGATATTTATCCGTGATTGCCCTGACAAGAAGACCATATCCATAATCCTGAGAGGCGGTACCGAGCAGGTGGTAGACAACCTTGCCAGGGCCATGCACGATGCCCTCATGGTAGTGGGTGTTGTACTGGAGGATGGGCGTGTAGTTGCAGGCGGAGGTTCGCCTGAGATCGAACTGGCACTGCGCCTGAGGGAATATGCTGCTTCATTGAAGGGCAGGGAACAGCTGGCTGTGAATAAGTTTGCTGAGGCTATTGAGGTGATACCCACAACCCTGGCAGAGACCAGCGGTCTTGACCATATTGACAAACTTGTGGAACTTAAGAGCAAGCACGAAGCAGGCGATAAGTATGCCGGGCTTAATGTGTTTGCTAATAAAATAGAGGATATGAAAGCTGCGGGTGTTGTCGAGCCCCTGAAGGTCAAACTGCAGGCAATTGATTCGGCATCAGAGGCTGCCAGTATGATACTGCGTATCGATGATGTGATTGCAGCCACCAAGGAACAAAAAGGACCGAAACAGGCACCTGGTCTTAGGGATTACGAAGTGTAAGGCTGGATGGGGGAGTTGTGAAAGGCTTCCCATGTACTTTTTTTTTACAGTTGTTTTGTATCCACTTCAAATCCGAGGGCAAAAATAATAGCCACAGAGAACACAGAGGATTTCTTCTCTGTATCCTCTGTGCTCTATGTGGCAGATAAATATAAACAATGATTTATACAAATATTATTACTCTACTTTTTGAAATAGATACGTTATTTTACCGTTTTTTTTTCAGGGTTGGGAATTAGGTAATCCCAACAGTGGGGTTATGTTTGTTTATTTTGTAAACATGATATTTTTCACATCATGTGAAATAATGTGGCATTGCATGCATACTGGATAATCTTCATGTATTGCCTTTAGATGCGGTAATCCATGACATGATTCACAAGTTGGCAAATATCTATGATCTGGATGGCAATAAACACATCCCAGTTCTTTATGTATTGTTTCACTTTCATATAAGGTGGAATTAATGTCTTTGTGGCATGCTGCACAGACACTATCCTGGGAGTCTGCTGGCATTTCAATGACAACAGGGTCATGGGCAGGATGACATTCCAGGCAATCATTATTGCTCATATCCTGAGTATGGGGTTCATGACATGCATTGCATTCCGGGATGTCTTCATGAATTGAATGGCAATATGCACACTGAAGAGTACTGTGCTTCGTGGTGCTTGACTCAAGTGCTATACTCACAGCTTCATGGCATAAAGCACAGTTGTTATTTGAAACACTTTCAGGATAATCAATTTCATGTGGAATATGAGCTGGATGACAATTCAAACAGTCCTCATACGTCAAACCAATGCCATGCGGTGCATGACAGTTGATACATGATTCGATATGTGTATGCACAGGATGACAGTAAACACACTTTAGATCTGAATGCCTGCCCGGTTCCAGGGATCTACTATTGATTATTTCAATGTGGCATTCATCACAATCATCTCCGGAAATACCTAACTCCTGGTAATCTCGTATTGAGGAAAGTTGATTAGACCCATCCATCTGGAAAATATATCCTAATCCAATGATAGCTGACAATATAATGGTAATCACAAGCAGGATTTTCAAAGTATTGAAGGAAGGTTTTGCTTTACGGAAAAATGTAAACCCAGCAACAAATAATAATATTGACACTAATCCCAACAGATTTGTTTTTTTCTCAATTGGCTGCCCTGCCAAACTAGCTGTTTGGTATATTGAGAATTCAACCTTGTTGACCGGGCCCCATTTATTATCTCGCTCCATCGAGTGAACATATACAGTATGGTTGCCTGATTCAAGTCCGGTGGTATTAATGATAAATCCAGATTCTTCCACCTGTTCGTCGAATATTCCATCACTCGGTAAAACCTGCGTACCGTTTCCTGGCAAACCATCATTATCTATGAAATATTCTATGCCCCTTACTTTCATGTTCCAACCGGCTGTGACAGTGATATCCACTTCCACTGGTTGACCTGGCTTAACCACTTCTGGCCTGGCATTTATCTTCTCGATATATGGTGTCAATGGTTCGAAGATATTGATTACATGCAATCCAGGATAATCTCCTCCGTGGCAGCGGTTGCAATCTTCAGCCTGACCGTGGGGTTCGTCGCTTAGATCTACTGCAATATAAGTTGGTATTTCCAGTTCAACATGACAATCTTCACACTGTCTTGGATATAGGTAATCAGCAGGATGTCTGCCCGGGTCAGCTCCATCACCATGGCAGGCCCAGCAAGCTTTATTGATATTATTATTAGCAAGGTATGTTTGTCTGCCGGAATTGAGCTGGCTGTGACCTCCCAACCGGCTCTGTATTGCATTGACTGATGATACGCCAAAACCATTACTGGCATCATGGCAATAGATACAATCAGAACCGCCATCCAGTCCTTCGTTCAATAATGGCACATGGAATGTATCCGGGATTCCGCCAATTGAAAAAGTATCATTGATATGTAGCTGGCTGGTATTGTACCCTCCCAATATCTCATCATCATCCATTCCCATGAGTCCTGAGATAACTTTAACATCAGTAATAATCACAGCGTCGTAATTCTGTCCGTGAAATACACTATCTATACAGACAGAAAAAGTAACTACATCGTTGATCTCATGTCCGTCAAAGGATAGGTCTTCCTCATATTCCAGATACTCTCCTTCTTTGTAGACCCCTTCCTTTACCAAACTCCCTGATTTGGTCAGTGTCATGAATGCACTCTTGCCATTGATGTCTACTTCTTTAGCAGTAAGTGTATAATCCCCATCAACTTCAAGACTCATATTGACTCCTTCTTCGAACACAAGGTGTTTTGGGAAGAGAAACTCCTTATCTTGAGTTTCGTCGTCTGAGAAATCTAATAATTTTTCAACGTAATAAATCTGGTCTTCATCTTCATCAAGTACAAGATATTTGTTCTTATTAATTACATAATCATCCATATGGCAGGCCCAACAGGTAGCATCATCATCCTCCGGATGAATACGCTTCCAGAGTCTTGCTTCAACTTCTACCATCTTTGTCCTGGAACCCCTGAATATGGCAGTGAAGTTCAACTCAAATACATCGCTAGTTACCTTCGCATCATCCGAATCAAGGAAATCGGCTTCATAGGTATAGTTCTGTCCATCATTAATCACAATATCCTCAAGTAAAATATCACCCTGATATAACCGAAGGTGAGCACTGTCGCCATCGACAGCAATATCATCAAATGTCAGGAAGTAACGATTAGCGAGGTGCCATTTATCACCAACATACAATTTTATTTCCCAATCTGTATCTGAAAATCTGGAAATATTATCTGTTGGATCAGGTGCATCACCCCATTCTTCTGCATTGTCCTCATCAAGGTGGCAATATATACAACTCGTTGTATCGATCAGATCCGAAGTGGAACCGTAATGGGATACCAGGGATGTATCGGAAGGGATGATGTTATCCTGATGAGATGCGACACTGTTTAAATGACACGCCGGACAATCTACTGCCGTACTAACATTTTCGTCGATCTCATCCACATTCTTGAAATGCTCATGCACCATGGGTTCATTGAAGACGGACTGATTAACATTATGGCAGTCCATATTGCTGCAGTTCCTGGGGGTTCGATTGTGGACTAAAGACGAGTGACTTCGTGGCTGACTGGCTTCTGAACCATCCCCATCACCATGACATGCCCAGCACCGTACGTTATTTTCACTAACTGTTACTGCTGATCCCCGGTTCAGGTCAAAATGAATGGTTTCTGATTCGTTCATAGCAGGTACATCTATCCGGTACTCTTCACGAACTTCAATCGTTGTATTAAGGTCATGGCAGCCCAGGCAATCTTTTCCAGCGCCTGGAGTCATATTTATTTCATGGAATGTAAATGGCAGAACAACATCGCTTTTAAAGAAGTGACATGGGTAGCAGTTGTTGTTGTTAGTGATATTCAGGA
It encodes:
- a CDS encoding metal-dependent hydrolase, whose amino-acid sequence is MHLDHRCQGVKAAKAFQRAGGTHIFLVSKPSWTIGVTVDHPDDYHKVFDETVQMAAEVKKVGVTAFPVLGVHPAAITKMYGRVGLDRTVELMKSGLELAAKYVEEGQAVGMKSGRPHYEVEPALWEASNEILMYAMELARDVGCPLQLHTESATPENIREIADMARKSGLTPGKVIKHFSPPMVEEFARCGLWPGVLAGKGMIKESLLQGDRFMMETDYIDDPQRPGAVLGPRTIPRKTLALAGESGDDVFWKIHKENPEQIYGVEIERTTI
- a CDS encoding TATA-box-binding protein: MYDPKKTIKIENVVASTAIGATLDLPKITLQLDGADYNKERFPGVVYRTKEPKTAALIFGSGKIVCTGAKSIDDVHNGLKKVFSELKSMGVDVMDNPEIIVQNIVASADLGAVLNLNAIAIGLGLENIEYEPEQFPGLVYRIAEPKVVMLLFGSGKLVVTGGKKPADADAAVDKIVEELDGLGLL
- a CDS encoding thermosome subunit; this translates as MAAQLGGQPITILREGTQRTTGSEAQRGNIMAAKVVASAVRTTLGPKGMDKMLVNSAGQVTITNDGATILDEMDIKHPAAKMVVEVAKTQDDEVGDGTTSAAILTGELLAKAEDLLDLNVHSTTITAGYALAASKSHEILEGLTSDISGDDEDTLINIAGTALTGKGAESSKDILAPLVVRAVKSIVKKGVDGKDTVDIKDIRIERRVEGEMEDTEIVEGLIIDRTRTHQSMPKRVEDARIAILATPIEVRSMEFKSEITLTGVTERRAFIDREEEMIREVVDKVINSGATAVFCKKGVDDLARHYLAKAGLFVIHRVNFNQLKKLAECTNGRIITNLDELTPDDLGTAGVVEEVMVGNGEMIFIRDCPDKKTISIILRGGTEQVVDNLARAMHDALMVVGVVLEDGRVVAGGGSPEIELALRLREYAASLKGREQLAVNKFAEAIEVIPTTLAETSGLDHIDKLVELKSKHEAGDKYAGLNVFANKIEDMKAAGVVEPLKVKLQAIDSASEAASMILRIDDVIAATKEQKGPKQAPGLRDYEV